In Candidatus Neomarinimicrobiota bacterium, a single genomic region encodes these proteins:
- a CDS encoding tetratricopeptide repeat protein, translated as MSKFLKYTRTRTVWLLKLALPVVLLMGCGARGDIPITTPSEKAQQIFLDARQAYENIRLVEARILFSKAIRKDPDFALAYLYLARSTDDPEERESSMKRAVALESGVSKGEQLLIDAYRAYLLESNRELWGKRIRELARKYPRDKRANHELGIVYFYNYDELDKAITYYLKAIAIDADYAPTYNMLGYSYRRKGEYEQAKEAFQNYIRLIPDEPNPYDSMADLLTKMGRFEEAIDYYQMAIERDPTFTPSQGKTGINLVFMGRYEDGRAAIQTAVETAVTPSYKIMEMGRIARSYIYEGEYQRALAQLDTVIQAAAAANLPQFVADGHLAKCILQIQKQDIDAAEQSLAACREMMQATGFPTLERQAFERATQLREAYIAAKRKHFEAALAGAAQLKTDIEAGHNPDEMKNIYFPLMGLIYFEQGSYEKAIEYFQQADQENPLILYHYGLSEAGAGHQDRAAELYYKAAHWNEDYFSYALVRAKALAAIKD; from the coding sequence ATGTCAAAGTTCCTGAAGTATACACGCACGCGTACCGTCTGGCTGCTGAAGCTGGCGCTGCCGGTTGTGTTGTTGATGGGCTGCGGGGCCCGTGGTGACATCCCTATAACCACCCCATCGGAAAAGGCACAGCAGATATTCCTGGATGCACGCCAGGCGTATGAAAATATTCGTCTCGTTGAGGCCAGAATACTCTTCTCGAAGGCCATCCGGAAGGATCCTGATTTCGCCCTGGCCTATCTGTATCTGGCCCGCAGCACTGATGATCCGGAGGAACGGGAATCGAGTATGAAACGGGCCGTAGCTCTTGAAAGCGGTGTCTCCAAGGGCGAGCAGCTGCTGATTGATGCTTACCGGGCCTATTTACTGGAGAGCAACCGGGAGCTATGGGGGAAGCGCATCCGGGAATTAGCGCGGAAATATCCCCGGGACAAACGGGCCAACCATGAACTGGGGATTGTATACTTCTACAATTATGACGAACTGGACAAGGCCATCACTTACTACCTCAAAGCCATTGCTATCGACGCAGACTATGCGCCGACCTATAACATGCTGGGCTATTCCTACCGCAGAAAAGGGGAATACGAGCAGGCGAAGGAAGCTTTTCAGAACTACATCCGCCTGATCCCCGATGAGCCCAATCCTTATGATTCCATGGCCGACCTGCTTACCAAAATGGGCCGCTTCGAGGAGGCCATTGATTATTACCAGATGGCTATAGAGCGGGATCCCACATTCACACCTTCGCAGGGCAAGACCGGGATCAACTTGGTTTTTATGGGCCGGTATGAGGATGGTCGTGCGGCTATTCAGACTGCCGTGGAGACTGCGGTAACGCCCTCGTATAAAATCATGGAGATGGGCCGGATTGCACGTTCATATATTTATGAGGGTGAGTATCAGAGAGCTCTCGCGCAGCTGGATACGGTTATTCAGGCAGCCGCTGCAGCGAACCTCCCGCAGTTTGTGGCCGACGGTCACCTTGCGAAATGCATCCTTCAAATTCAAAAGCAGGATATTGATGCGGCCGAGCAGAGCCTGGCCGCATGCCGGGAAATGATGCAAGCTACTGGCTTCCCGACCCTCGAAAGGCAAGCATTTGAGCGGGCCACACAACTGCGTGAGGCCTACATCGCCGCCAAACGCAAGCATTTTGAAGCCGCACTGGCCGGTGCCGCTCAGCTCAAAACTGACATCGAAGCCGGGCATAATCCGGATGAAATGAAAAATATTTATTTTCCCCTGATGGGACTGATCTACTTTGAACAGGGCTCTTATGAAAAAGCTATCGAATACTTTCAGCAAGCGGATCAGGAAAACCCGCTTATTCTTTACCACTATGGTCTGTCAGAGGCCGGCGCAGGCCATCAGGACCGAGCCGCCGAGCTCTATTACAAAGCCGCTCACTGGAACGAAGATTATTTTAGCTATGCCCTGGTGCGCGCCAAAGCCCTGGCGGCCATAAAGGATTAG